In Streptomyces sannanensis, the DNA window TTCGCCCGGTGCCGCCGAGGACGCACTGACCGTCGGAGCGGTGTCCAAGCAGGACCAGCTCGCGAACTTCTCCAGCCGCGGCCCGGTCAAGGAAACCTTCGCGGTCAAGCCGGAGATCACCGCACCGGGCGTGGGCATCGTCGCCGCCCGCGCCGCCGGCACCACGATGGGCACCCCCGTCGACGCCAACTACACCTCGGCCAACGGCACCTCGATGGCCACCCCGCACGTGTCCGGCGCCGCGGCGATCCTTGTCCAGCGCCACCCCGACTGGACCGCCGACCGGCTCAAGCAGGTGCTGGTCAGCACCGCCAAGCAGGGCTCGTACAACGCCTACCAGGGCGGTAACGGCCGCGTCGACGTGCCCAAGGCGATCAACGCCACCGTCTACTCCAGCCCCGCCGTCGTCAGCATGGGCAAGAAGTCGGCCGAGAGCGCGCCGGTCACCAAGACGATCAACTACGTCAACACCTCCGCGACGGACACCACGCTGTCGCTCCGCCTGTTCGGCCTCGGGGAGACGGCACCCCCGCCGGACGGCATGTTCACGCTCAGCGCCAACAGCGTGACGGTCCCGGCGAACTCCACCGCGAGCGTGACGGTGACCTACCACCCCGAGCTCGGCGCCGTGGGCGACTACACCGGTACCATCACCGCCACCTCGGCCGACGGCACCGCGATCCGCACCACCGTCGGCGCCACGAAGGACGTGCCCACCGTCGACCTCACCATCAACACGATCGACCGGAACGGAGACCCGGCGTCCGGCGAACTCGTGGTGTTCGACCTGGACAACGGCGTTGTCCGCGAGGTCTTCCCCCAGGGCGGAACCAAGACCATCGCGGTGCCGCAGGGTCGCTACTCCGTCATGGGCTTGGTGTACACGAAGGACAAGGCCACGGGCCTGGCCGTGAGCAACACGCTTGCCGGTGAGCCCGTCGTGGATCTGACGGCGGACCGGACGATCACGATGGACGCCCGGCTGGGCAAGGAAGTCAAGGTCTCGACGCCCAAGGAGTCGCAGTCGAGCCAGCACAAGCTCGGGTACCGCCAGCAGCTGCCCGGCAAGCGCGGGGTCGACTACATGAAGGGTACGTCGAGCCTGTTCGCGAAGCACGCCTATGCGGTGCCCACCGGGCCGGTGACGGACGGCACCTTCGAGTTCAACTTCCAGGACCGCAGGTACTCGCCGGTGATCCGGGCGTCCTATGCCGGGCAGGGAGGCGCGCTCCCGCTCACGCCGGTGCTCTATGCGGCCCAGTTGTACGGCCCCAGCACGCTCCAGGCGGTCAACGCCGGCACGGGACGGCCGGAGGACCTGGCGGGTAAGGCCCTCGATGGCAAGCTCGCGGTCGTCACCCGCGATGCCACCCGGAAGGTTGCCGACCAGATCGCCGCTGTGGCCGGTGCCGGTGCGAAGGCAGCGATCATCGTCAACGACCGGCCCGGCCTCTACGCCACCAGCGTGCCGCGCGTCACCGGCACTGCCATCCCGGCCTGGACCCTCACCCAGGACGAGGGCGCGGTGCTCTTCGGCCGGATGGCCGGCGGTCCCACGCAGATCAACCTGCAGGGCATGGGGAACAACCCCTCCGTGTACAACATCGCGCTGATGGTTCCCGGTGGAATTCCGGCCGACCCCACCGACGCGGTCACCGCGGAGAACTCGGCCGTGGTGAAGTCCCACTACCGCGGCACCAAGGGCACTCTGCTCGGCGACACCACCTCGGCGATCCGCCCGGGAGAAACCTTCATCACCCAGTTCGTGGACTTCCACGACGCGCCGGTGGACCGGGAGGAGTGGTACTCCACCGGCAGCAAGTGGCCGACGATGAAGGACATGGGGTGGTGGCACATGGTCTACCCGGACCGCAAGGACATCATCGCCAGCATGAGGGACCTCGTCCGCAACTACAGCCCGGGCGAGCAGCGCGAGGAGACCTGGCTGGGCGCGGCGAACGGCCCGGCCGGACCGGAGCCCACCCTCGCGTTCCGCGACGGTGACAAGGTCACCCTCAACATGATGGAGATGGGCGACAGCCAGCCCGGACACTACGAATACTTCCAGGGCGACAACGGCACCACGTCGACGGTGCGGCTGTACCAGGACGGCAAGCTCCTCAAGGAGCAGGGCTGGTTCACGCTCACGACGCTGCCGGTCAGCCCTGACCCGGCGACCTACCGGATCACCATGGACACGTCGCACCCGGCGTGGTTCCCGCTGTCCACCAAGGCCAGCACCGCGTGGACCTTCAAGTCCGCCCGGCCGGCGAACGGCAAGGAGGACCTGGCGCTGCTCTGGCCGAAGTACGGCCTGGACCTGGACGCGGAGAACACCACCCCGGGCGGCAACACCTACCACTTCGACCTGTCGTTCGTCCTCCAGAACGGCGCCACCCCGGACATGAACGGGGTCGAGGTGGAGGCGTCCTCCGACGACGGTGCCACCTGGCAGCCCGCGAAGGTCGAGAGCAAGAACAACGGCAGCTACAAGGTGTCCGTGAACAACCCGGCAAAGGGCTACGTGTCCCTGCGCATCAAGGCACAGGACACCAACGGCAGCAAGATCGAGCAGACCCTGATCAAGGCCTACGCCGTTCGCTGACCCTCACAGCAGCCCTTTCCCGACCGCGCTCCTGGCACAAGGCACGCCCTTGCGCCAGGGGCGCACCCGTTGTACCGCCGCTCACATATCTCGCCGGGACGGTCAAAACCAACTACTCATCCCGCGCCTGCCACCAGACCTCGACGCCCTTGAAAGTGCCGGACATACCCGAAAGTTCCCGACGTTCGCACCCACCCGCTTGACTCACTCCACCGTCAGCGCAGCGAACGCGGCTCCGGTGGTTTTTCCTGTCCACGAATCCTTGACGTCCCCTCGCTCGTTGTCCGGCCCATCACTGCGGCGGGTTTGGCGCTCATACGGCCGGCGTCGAAGCGAAATCTGTTGCATTTCCGAACAGTTGAGGATCAAGCACCCACTCAAGTCAATCGAACGATGGACGCGCCCCCAGCCGGTGCACGGCTTAGTCTCTGCGCTAACACCCTGAGGTGAACCGGAAGCGAGGCGCAGATGAGGATTGGGCAGCCCAGAGGGGCGGCACACGCCATGCCTCCGACGCCGCGACTCGCGTTGAACGAATTGCCCGTGTCCTCGCTCGCTCCGGCCCTCGCGGTCGCGATCGATCCGGGAACGACCGTGTCGAAGCAGGACACGTCCATCGTGGCCGACTTGTCCATGCTCTTCACCGCCACGTACACGGCTGGGTGCGGCAATACCGACGGGGTGTCAGGCGCCGTCAAGGACACGTCGGCCGAGGAACTGATCTCCGCGGTACGGGCCACCGCGATCGGCGAGACCGTGCCGGCTCCGCCGGTCGCCACCCGGCTGCTCAGCCTGACTCCCGAACCGCAGCCCGGCCCCACGCCGCCGACCGCACGACCGCATCCCGCGGACCCGCCCAACGCGCCCGACCGGCCCGGTTTTCCGGATCCCACAGCGCAACGAGTTTCCCGTGCCTGACATACCGGCCGCGCACGGCCGCCGCATCAACACGGCGCGCGGTCCACCGTCCTGGTGCTGCTCACCGCTCACACAGGAAAGAGCAGCACAACCACACACCACATATGACGCATATACAACGCATATACGACGCGGCGCCGCATCCACGCGACGGCGTGGTTCCGCGCGCCTTCATTCCCCTTCAGAGAATGTCAACGCCTTGATGAAACAGTCACGACCGGCTGGGCCGACCGAACTCCCAGCCCGCTCAACCACCCCCATAGCCTACCGGCTGACCCGCCGTCCAGTGCGCACGGCCCTGGGGGTTCTCACCGCGGCCTGTGTGGCCGGCACGCTCGTCACCCTGCCGGCCGCCGCCGCGGCAACACCGGCCGAGTCGGTCGCTGAGGCTGCCCAGCCACGGCAGGACGGCCCGGTTGTCGCCACACACAAGCTCACCCTCGTCACCGGCGAAGTGGTGACCCTGGAACGCCACGCCAACGGCTTCCAGGCGGCAACGGTCGCGCCCACGCCTGACGGCACCCCGGCGGCGTTCTCCACCTTGCGGCTGCGCGATGAGCTCTATGTCATCCCTGACAAGGCTCAGCCCTACCTCGCCGCGAACGAGCTCGACCGCGAGCTGTTCAACGTCACCAAGCTCGTCGAGTACGGCTACGACGACGCACACCGCCCCGCCGTACCCCTGATCGCGACCTACGCGGGCGCGCCCGGCAAGGCCGGCAAGGCGCTCGGCCAGGCCGCGCCGGCCGGCTCGGTGAAGAAGGACGAGCTGCCCAGCGCCAACGCGGTCGCGCTGCACGCGAGCAAGAAGAAGGCGGCGACCTTCTGGGAGGCGGTCGACGACGACAGCACCGCCACGACGAGCGCACCGAAGCTCGCCGGCGGCATCAAGAAGCTCTGGCTCGACCGGCCGGTGAACGTGACGCTGGACCGGAGTGTGCCGCAGATCGGCGCACCGACCGCGTGGAAGGCCGGCTA includes these proteins:
- a CDS encoding S8 family serine peptidase, with protein sequence MAGTLTTLPVATAAETPAAQAAQPQQNSPVVATHKLTLVTGEVVTLERHADGFQAATVEPAADGTPAAFTSMKVGDEVYVIPDKAQPYLAANELDRELFNVTKLVEYGYDDAHRPAVPLIATYAGAPGKAGKALDQAAPAGSVKKDELPSANAVALHASKKKAATFWEAVDDDSTATTSAPKLADGIKKLWLDKPVHVTLDQSVPQIGAPDAWAAGYDGTGTKVAILDTGIDPNHPDVAGRIKSAQNFTDDPDAVDHHGHGTHVASTIAGSGAASGGKYKGVAPGADLYIGKVLNTAGSGSQSAVIGGMEWAAAQGADVISMSLGGSVPSDGTDPISQAVNQLTASSGSLFVIAAGNDGPGKGTVGSPGAAEDALTVGAVSKQDQLANFSSRGPVKETFAVKPEITAPGVGIVAARAAGTTMGTPVDANYTSANGTSMATPHVSGAAAILVQRHPDWTADRLKQVLVSTAKQGSYNAYQGGNGRVDVPKAINATVYSSPAVVSMGKKSAESAPVTKTINYVNTSATDTTLSLRLFGLGETAPPPDGMFTLSANSVTVPANSTASVTVTYHPELGAVGDYTGTITATSADGTAIRTTVGATKDVPTVDLTINTIDRNGDPASGELVVFDLDNGVVREVFPQGGTKTIAVPQGRYSVMGLVYTKDKATGLAVSNTLAGEPVVDLTADRTITMDARLGKEVKVSTPKESQSSQHKLGYRQQLPGKRGVDYMKGTSSLFAKHAYAVPTGPVTDGTFEFNFQDRRYSPVIRASYAGQGGALPLTPVLYAAQLYGPSTLQAVNAGTGRPEDLAGKALDGKLAVVTRDATRKVADQIAAVAGAGAKAAIIVNDRPGLYATSVPRVTGTAIPAWTLTQDEGAVLFGRMAGGPTQINLQGMGNNPSVYNIALMVPGGIPADPTDAVTAENSAVVKSHYRGTKGTLLGDTTSAIRPGETFITQFVDFHDAPVDREEWYSTGSKWPTMKDMGWWHMVYPDRKDIIASMRDLVRNYSPGEQREETWLGAANGPAGPEPTLAFRDGDKVTLNMMEMGDSQPGHYEYFQGDNGTTSTVRLYQDGKLLKEQGWFTLTTLPVSPDPATYRITMDTSHPAWFPLSTKASTAWTFKSARPANGKEDLALLWPKYGLDLDAENTTPGGNTYHFDLSFVLQNGATPDMNGVEVEASSDDGATWQPAKVESKNNGSYKVSVNNPAKGYVSLRIKAQDTNGSKIEQTLIKAYAVR